A DNA window from Moorella thermoacetica contains the following coding sequences:
- the hisA gene encoding 1-(5-phosphoribosyl)-5-[(5-phosphoribosylamino)methylideneamino]imidazole-4-carboxamide isomerase: protein MLVMPAIDLREGRCVRLYQGRIEAETVYSTDPVAVARGWVERGARWLHVVDLDGAFAGRPRNLEVIAAIIRAAGVPVQVGGGIRSLESLAGVLAAGASRVVLGTVAITNPEVVATAVERYGERVVVGIDSLDGQVAIEGWEATVARGAVEFARQMASLGVTRAVFTDIGRDGTLQGPNIAATREMARSGGLKIIASGGIASLDDLRKLKELAAEGVEGAILGRSLYNGNFTLEEALAVAADGD, encoded by the coding sequence ATGCTGGTAATGCCGGCCATTGATTTGCGGGAGGGGCGATGCGTGCGCCTCTACCAGGGACGTATCGAAGCCGAGACCGTCTATTCCACGGATCCGGTGGCCGTTGCCCGGGGCTGGGTGGAACGGGGCGCCCGCTGGCTCCATGTGGTGGACCTGGACGGCGCCTTTGCCGGCCGGCCGCGGAACCTGGAGGTTATTGCAGCCATTATCAGGGCCGCCGGGGTGCCGGTCCAGGTGGGCGGCGGTATCCGCAGCCTGGAAAGCCTGGCGGGTGTCCTGGCAGCCGGGGCCTCCCGGGTGGTCCTGGGGACGGTAGCCATTACCAACCCGGAAGTTGTGGCCACGGCGGTGGAACGTTATGGCGAACGGGTGGTTGTCGGTATTGACAGCCTTGACGGCCAGGTGGCCATCGAGGGCTGGGAAGCTACGGTAGCCAGGGGAGCAGTGGAGTTTGCCCGGCAAATGGCGTCCCTGGGGGTCACGCGGGCCGTTTTTACCGACATCGGCCGCGACGGCACCCTCCAGGGGCCCAACATTGCCGCCACCCGGGAGATGGCGCGCAGCGGCGGCCTAAAGATCATTGCCTCCGGGGGTATTGCCAGCCTGGACGACCTCCGGAAGCTCAAGGAACTGGCAGCCGAGGGAGTGGAAGGGGCCATCCTGGGTCGCTCCCTGTACAACGGCAATTTCACCCTGGAAGAGGCCCTGGCCGTAGCCGCAGATGGAGATTAA
- the hisH gene encoding imidazole glycerol phosphate synthase subunit HisH has protein sequence MRPIAIIDYGMGNLLSVQKALDRLGYPVEVTDDPGEITAAPGVILPGVGAFADAMANLQQKGLVAAIREVAERGVPLLGICLGLQLLFSTSEEGGQVAGLDLLPGEVKRLPAGIKVPHMGWNQVRFPRPGALFRGIPGGTDFYFVHSYYIVPREEEVVTGTTEYGLEFAVSIQRGNLFGVQFHPEKSSRRGLEVLKNFGELVRHAGNAGH, from the coding sequence GTGCGGCCGATTGCTATCATCGACTATGGTATGGGCAACCTTTTAAGCGTCCAGAAGGCCCTGGACCGCCTTGGTTACCCGGTCGAGGTAACCGACGACCCAGGAGAGATCACCGCTGCTCCCGGTGTCATTCTGCCCGGGGTGGGGGCCTTTGCCGACGCTATGGCCAACCTGCAGCAGAAGGGGCTGGTGGCAGCCATCCGCGAGGTTGCGGAGCGGGGCGTGCCCTTGCTGGGCATCTGCCTGGGGCTACAACTCCTTTTCTCCACCAGCGAGGAGGGGGGGCAGGTAGCCGGCCTGGATCTCCTGCCGGGAGAGGTCAAGAGGTTACCGGCCGGCATAAAAGTTCCCCATATGGGCTGGAACCAGGTCCGTTTCCCGCGGCCGGGGGCCCTCTTCCGGGGAATCCCCGGGGGTACAGACTTTTACTTTGTCCATTCGTATTATATTGTACCCCGGGAGGAAGAAGTGGTAACCGGCACCACCGAATACGGCCTGGAGTTTGCCGTCAGCATCCAGAGGGGCAACCTCTTCGGGGTCCAGTTTCACCCGGAGAAGAGCAGCCGCCGGGGCCTGGAAGTTTTAAAGAATTTCGGGGAGTTGGTGCGCCATGCTGGTAATGCCGGCCATTGA
- the hisB gene encoding imidazoleglycerol-phosphate dehydratase HisB encodes MSREALIERQTTETNIRLKVALDGSGTWQGSSGIPFFDHLLAQMARHGLLDLKVWAEGDLEVDNHHTVEDIGICLGQAVKKALGDKKGISRYGSALVPMDEALVLVALDFSGRPYLAWGLELPPGRIGSLETELVEEFLRAMVNNSGLTLHVRQLAGHNAHHLAEALFKALGRAIRQAVTLDPREQGIPSTKGILS; translated from the coding sequence ATGAGTCGCGAGGCCCTGATTGAGCGCCAGACCACGGAAACAAACATTCGCTTGAAGGTTGCCCTGGACGGGAGCGGTACCTGGCAGGGGAGCAGCGGTATCCCCTTCTTTGATCACCTCCTGGCCCAGATGGCCCGCCACGGCCTCTTGGACCTGAAGGTCTGGGCCGAGGGAGACCTGGAGGTAGATAACCATCACACCGTCGAGGATATCGGCATCTGCCTCGGACAGGCCGTAAAAAAGGCCCTGGGGGATAAGAAGGGGATTAGCCGTTACGGCAGTGCCCTGGTGCCCATGGACGAGGCCCTGGTGCTGGTAGCCCTGGATTTCAGCGGCCGTCCCTACCTGGCCTGGGGCCTGGAACTCCCCCCGGGCCGGATTGGCAGCCTGGAGACGGAGCTGGTGGAGGAGTTCCTGCGGGCCATGGTGAATAACAGCGGGCTGACCCTCCACGTCCGGCAACTGGCCGGCCATAACGCCCACCACCTGGCGGAAGCCCTGTTCAAAGCCCTGGGTCGGGCCATCAGGCAGGCCGTCACCCTGGACCCGCGGGAGCAGGGGATACCCTCCACCAAAGGTATCTTGTCGTAA
- the hisD gene encoding histidinol dehydrogenase, translating into MLPLIDGKEVKRRWSGRLLAREGVAARVREIIAAVKREGQAAVERYTLELDGVDLKEAGFRVTREEIGAAYRAVSPDLLEALRIARDNIATYHRRQPRGSWMETAADGTILGQICRPLGRVGLYVPGGTAAYPSSVLMTAVPARVAGVREIALATPPRRDGTLPPLLLVAAAEAGVEEIYKMGGAQAVAALAYGTEKVAPVNKIAGPGNIYVTLAKKEVYGQVDIDMLAGPSEIVVIADGKARPDWVAADLLSQAEHDALAGAVLITPDAGLARAVGEEVTRQLEALPRREIASRSLADYGAAVVVTGLDAAMDLANSLAPEHLELYVSEPWSWLGRVENAGAIFLGPYSSEPLGDYLAGPSHVLPTGGTARFYSPLSVDTFLKKSSLIACNRAGFRAAAGYIQALARAEGLEGHARAIELREE; encoded by the coding sequence CGTGAAGAGGGAAGGCCAGGCTGCGGTGGAGCGCTATACCCTGGAACTGGACGGTGTCGACCTTAAGGAGGCTGGCTTCCGGGTAACCAGAGAAGAGATTGGGGCCGCTTACAGGGCCGTTAGCCCGGACCTTCTGGAAGCCCTGAGGATCGCCAGGGACAATATCGCCACTTATCACCGCCGCCAACCCCGCGGTTCCTGGATGGAGACGGCAGCGGACGGCACCATCCTGGGCCAGATCTGCCGGCCCCTGGGACGGGTGGGGCTTTATGTGCCAGGTGGCACGGCGGCTTACCCTTCGTCGGTATTGATGACCGCTGTACCGGCCCGGGTGGCCGGGGTCAGGGAGATTGCCCTAGCGACACCGCCGCGGCGGGACGGGACACTACCGCCCCTGCTCTTGGTGGCGGCAGCGGAAGCCGGAGTAGAAGAGATCTACAAAATGGGGGGCGCCCAGGCCGTGGCCGCCCTGGCCTACGGTACGGAGAAAGTGGCCCCGGTGAATAAGATCGCCGGGCCGGGGAATATCTACGTTACCCTGGCGAAGAAGGAAGTCTACGGCCAGGTGGATATCGACATGCTGGCCGGGCCCAGTGAGATTGTCGTGATCGCCGATGGAAAGGCCCGGCCGGACTGGGTGGCGGCCGACCTTCTCTCCCAGGCCGAACACGACGCCCTGGCCGGGGCAGTCCTCATCACGCCGGATGCCGGCCTGGCCCGGGCGGTGGGGGAGGAAGTTACCCGCCAGCTCGAAGCCTTGCCCAGGCGGGAGATTGCCAGCCGTTCCCTGGCCGATTACGGCGCCGCCGTAGTGGTGACGGGCCTGGACGCTGCCATGGACCTGGCCAACTCCCTGGCCCCGGAGCACCTGGAGCTGTACGTATCTGAACCCTGGTCATGGCTGGGCCGGGTGGAGAATGCCGGGGCGATTTTCCTGGGGCCTTATAGTTCCGAGCCCCTGGGCGATTACCTGGCCGGTCCCAGCCACGTCCTACCCACCGGCGGCACGGCCAGGTTCTATTCACCCCTGAGCGTAGACACCTTTTTAAAGAAAAGTAGCTTGATTGCCTGCAACCGGGCGGGCTTCCGGGCTGCCGCGGGATATATCCAGGCTCTGGCCCGGGCCGAGGGCCTGGAGGGGCACGCCCGGGCCATCGAGCTACGGGAGGAATGA